The Candidatus Amarolinea dominans genomic interval CTCTCCCCGCTGCGAAGATTGATCTCCTGATTTGATGGTCTGGGAAAATCAACGGCCTTCAGATCAATCAAGAATGGCATATCCAGGCGTGGCGCATCACCGATTTTGCCACTGTATTCATTCTTGAGCCACGTCTCCACCTGATCAAGCAGTTGCTCAAGTTCCTGCCGATCGTCATCAGTCAATAACCAGCCAGGTTCGTCACCACGAACCAGACTTATAATATCAGCACGGATGCGGTTGCGAATGACCTCGTACTCACCTCGGCTGATCGTTTCCTTCTTGCGATTCTCGTCTGCTGACTGTACGCGAAGCCGCAACTGCCCTGCAAAGCCAGTCGCGCCTTCGAAGGGTAGCAAGGAATCGAGGGCCTCGAGAAGTTCATCGTTATACAGATGAGCTACCACTGCACGTTGCACGTCTTCAGGACATGATATCTTATTTTCGCTCCATATTCACAACCTCACTGGCGCATTTGTGCATAGCCGTTTGCCTGCGCAGGGCCGACCGCAATCGGATCGCCCAGGATGTGGAATGGTTCATGGCTGGCAGAGATAATGAGTATCAATGCGGCCAGAAACCACCCGCCGCAGCGCGGATGTGCGACAACAGAATCCCTTCATTGACAAACCGTCGTTCGCCTTTGGCGTTTACCTTGAGATTGCCACACCCGCATGATGGAGCGCAATCACTTCCCAACGCTCATTACACACGGGTGCGCCGCTCGAACCCGGCAGGGTATCGGTCGTGTACTGCAGGCGATGGTCCCAAATGTTGACAACTTGGTTAGCCGTCAGACAGATCTGCTTTGGGCCGCCCTCGGGATGCTGGATGATTACGACGTGCTCATTTGGTAATGGCTCGTTTTCGGGATTCAGGCGCATGATTCCCCACTGGTCGAGCGGTGGTCTGGTTGGGTCGGATAGCAAGGCGACGAGTGTGAAGTCCAGTGCTTCGTTCGTAACAAACTGCCGATCGTCGAATTTGTAGCGATGTGATGGCAGCAGTTGACCGTTGGCGTCGTTTTGGTAGTTGAGCTCAGCGCGAGACCCCGGCAGGGCAGAAGCACTGGGCAGCACATGGTTGTTGGTGAGAACCAAACCGGGAGCAATCAAGAAGCCTGTGCCCTGGCCAGCGGGGGTGATGATACGGCACACACTGCGAGCTGCAAGCGTGCCCTGTTCCAGCCAGGCGATCTGGCGCAGGTTGTTGGCGCCAATGATTTTCTCGAGGCCGGCGTCCTCGGGCACATCGAAATCTTCGGCAAGATCGGGAGTTTGCAGGCTTGGTGGTTCTGGAAATCGGTGTAGGAGGTCGAGCAGTGAACGAATGAGTTCGTTGGTCTCGACTCGATATTCATCCCGATCAATCAAGCCATCTCTTCTCTCTCGATCCAACCGATTGAAACGAGCCGTCAGTGAAATAAGGATCTTCATGGTCAGAAGTCAAGCCATTGCCCAGGTACGCTCGCATCTCGTCCAGGGCCGCCTTGACATCACCATTGCGCACAGCGTTGGTGGCTGTTTCGATGAGGGCTTGTCGTCGTGTTGTTGGCATGGGTAACCTCCCCTGAATCTTCTCAGGCAACTCCCGATGGACTTAGCGTGTTTCCGAAAGAACAGTGGGCAGACAAACTGTAGGTAGCTGCTTGGGTAGGGTCCTCGTTCATGATCAGGATACCCACCGGCGCCCTGTTCGGTAGATTCTTTTTTTTGAGTGGACAAGTGGGATCTCCCGTCTTTCCAATGAGCCACTTCGAGATGGGACGTTTCTTGCTGGCAGTGCAAAGCAGCCGAGGCGCTGGTAGCAGAGTCGCTACATAGACTTCAACATTACCGTCAGCATGACAACTCAGGGCCGCGATGCCATTCCACCGAAACTCATAGTAATCGTAACTTGCTAGTACGATTGATTTGTCGGAAAAGCTAAGAGTCTCATCAGGGCTACAATCGCTATTTTCAACCACCATCAGCGCATTCTGCATGGCGGCCAAAACCTGCGTATCAGAAAACACTTCCCGTGTAGATCTGGTGTGGATCTCCTCGCCCCGAATACGCTTTGCACTGATTTCGGTAGTGCGCTGACGAACCAGGCCGGGGGAGGATCGGGTGGGTCGCTGATACCTCTTTCAGGGGCAAGGTTATCGAACAGATTCTCAAGTTGCTCCAGGAACACACGATCTGGCGGAACAACCTTCTGTTTACCGTTAACTTCCTCGTAGAGCACCAGCGGCCAGAGACCCGGTTCATTAAAATCGCCCGTATGGTTTGAATCCATTCCGAGAAATGTCC includes:
- a CDS encoding trypsin-like peptidase domain-containing protein; protein product: MIDRDEYRVETNELIRSLLDLLHRFPEPPSLQTPDLAEDFDVPEDAGLEKIIGANNLRQIAWLEQGTLAARSVCRIITPAGQGTGFLIAPGLVLTNNHVLPSASALPGSRAELNYQNDANGQLLPSHRYKFDDRQFVTNEALDFTLVALLSDPTRPPLDQWGIMRLNPENEPLPNEHVVIIQHPEGGPKQICLTANQVVNIWDHRLQYTTDTLPGSSGAPVCNERWEVIALHHAGVAISR